One Rhinolophus ferrumequinum isolate MPI-CBG mRhiFer1 chromosome X, mRhiFer1_v1.p, whole genome shotgun sequence genomic window, ccaaatgaaagaaagaagcaaaataaatcaggTATTCAGGTAGGCTGGAGCCTAGAAACCTCAGAGCCAACCTGCACTCCACCACCCTTTCCCCATTCCCCACTTCCACCCAATTAGTCTCTAAAGCCAGTCAATCATCACCCTTAAAATGCCTTTCTGCCTCTCCATCCCCATGGCAACCACCTTAAGGCTCAGTTCACTCCCTCTCGCTTCTTACTCTAATTGCTTCGTAAAGTGAACTGCCAGACAATAGTCTGCTCCTCTGTAAGGCTCTCCAAAGGCAAGTCAGATTCAATCAGTGCCCTGTTTAATAATCCCatgaatataaaacattttaaaggctcTGCACCTCTTGTACACTGTTCGCTTTTGCAGGCCCACCTCCTCTTATTGCCCAGCACTTCAGCCGTACCCATCTTTTCTGGGTCTTAGATGAGCCCACGAATTACGATAAAAGTAAATTCGTTCTGAAAACAGGGCGAGAGAATGAATGCGCTGTGTAAATCAAGACACAAAGGAGAGCTGGGACTACCTGATTCCTTTCAAGAATACACTCCCCCTccgagggagagagggagggagggagggagagggagagagggagagggagagggagagggagagggagagggagagggagagggagagggagagggagagggagagggagagggagagggagagggagagggagagggagagggagagggagagggagagggagagggagaggagagagagagagagagagagagagagagagagagaattgccCTAAGCATTTCTCCCCTGCTTGCCCCGGACCTTGCCAATCCCTAGCCGTCATTCCGTCATTTCTGCTCTAGTCCCACCCCTGCCATGGCCAGCCTCTTTTCCTATCTGACAGCGGAAGTCTGAGTGGGGGAACGGTCCACTTCCTTTTTAGAGTTAGGCGAGTGCGTGGCAGGAGAGGCGGAGCCAAGTCTGCACGGCATTCTCGCGCGCTTGCAGCTGGGGCGATTGTAGGCGGCGGTTGCTCACGCAAGTCGGTTTGCGTGGGAGAGAGCGCTCTCTCTGACAACGTCTGGCTTGTTGCTACAAAGACTCTAGACGTTGGTGGCTTCAGCGGCAGCCCCTTGTTAAGGTAGAGATAGTTGCTTTCTGCAGAGGTTACAGGCATCCTTCCCTAGGCTTGCTAGGCTCAGCGCCCCTAGCAAGAGACATGCCACGGGGACGAAAGAGTAGGCGCCGCCGTAACGCAAGAGCCGCAGAAGAGAACCGTAACAATCGTAAGATCCAGGCCTCAGAAGCCTCCGAGACCCCAATGGCCGCTTCTGTGGTCCCCAGCACCCCCGAAGACGATCTGAGCGGCCCGGAGGAAGATCCGAGCACTCCGGAGGAGGCCTCTTCCACCCCCGAGGAATCCTCCAGTACTGCTCAAGCGCAAAAGCCCTTGGTAGCCCGGAGCAATTTTCAAGGCACGAAGAAAAGTCTCCTGATGTCCATATTAGCCCTCATCTTCATCATGGGCAACAGCGCCAAGGAGGCCCTGGTCTGGAAAGTGCTGGGGAAGTTGGGGATGCAGCCGGGCCGGCAGCACAGCATCTTTGGAGATCCAAAGAAGGTCGTCACAGAAGAGTTCGTGCGCAGAGGGTACCTGATTTATAAGCCAGTGCCCCGTAGCAGTCCTGTAGAGTACGAGTTCTTCTGGGGACCTCGAGCACACGTGGAATCGAGCAAGCTGAAAGTCATGCATTTTGTGGCAAGGGTGCGTAACCGATGCTCCAAGGACTGGCCATGTAATTATGATTGGGATTCAGATGATGATGCAGAAGTTGAGGCTATTCTCAATTCAGGTGGTAGGAGTTACTCTGCTCCTTAGGGAAATCTGGCGCAGACCGTTGTGTTGGGGGGTTGGAAAGAGCTTCATAGGTACCCCAAGGAGTATATCACTTGGGTTCTGAATTGAATATTATGGGGAAGGGGGTGCACTGTATTTGGTATTTGTGATCAGTGCTAATAGTTTAACTGCGAAATAGAGCATCTGCTTTGtatattgtaaaattttattcattttaatacagtgttgATTAAGGTcacaatatgtttaaaatatgattggagaaaaattatttttttttattttctgtcattgaGATTTAGTGTCACAGTTTTTCTAACATTATATAATGAAGTCTTTCCATCATATTCCGTGATCTGgtacatattttatatcattCAAATAGGCTGTTCTTTGAAACTTTGAAATAACCAGTAAAATGTGAAAGAAGGATGGGGGGATTCATACATGTCTGACCTTTCTGAAAACCTTTGTGTCTGCTGTTGTGTAAAGAAGACTGACAACTATCACGATTTTGCTTAGTTActgcagaaaatagaaaaaaataaaagtataataacaAGGACACCTTGTTCATTTATTGACCACTGGTTATGTGTGAAGTACCAGTCTATGTTCTGGGGATACTCCTTAGCACACAGAACTCAGTTATAAAGAATGTTCTAGATTACATGGGAGAGACAAATATATAAACTGGCAGTGTGGTTAACGCTATCATAGGGAATGAGGATGAGGTGCATGAAAATGTGGGAAAGCTAATGTGACCTGTCTTGGGGGTGGGACAGCAAAGAGGACATCACAGAGCGCTATGAAAATCCAAGAGATGCTTAAATAAGCTTGGGGGGTTTTGAAAGAGGCATCagaacatactgtgtttccctgaaaataagacctagccggacaatcaactctaatgcgtcttttggagcaaaaattaatataagacctggtattatatttattattttactataagaccgggtcttatattaatttttactccaaagagacgcattagagctgattgtccggctaggtcttattttcagggaaacagggtactatgaaaatattgtatattaggtACTTTTTGGATACTTAACTCAGCTTTGGGGAGGGGGCATTGGCAAAGGGAAAGGAACATCATAGCGTGCTgtggaaatagaaaatacactTAAGTCAGTTTGacaggagggcagaggagagaggggtggTTGCAGGAAAAAGGACATTATGAGGcactacaaaaattaaaaaggtgtgACTGTCAGAAAATTGTTGGTGAGATGACATGAGGTCTGAAAATAATATTGGAGATGGGGAAAAGAGTAAATATGGAAGTAGTAAAGGCTGCATGGTCATTAGGGGGAAAGTACACTGAGTTATTAAGGTATGTCAAGGggaaagtagagaaaaggaaatgagatggAGAAGAGGTGAGAAGGGGCTAGAATCTCAAAGGGTGGGAGTTATGGCTGATTTTAATGAGAacaaaatgattaataataataataatcctggaataatgaaaaataaaaggcttcAGAAAAGGAAAGCCTCTTGGGTGAATCAGAGGGAAGATTCAACCTGGGCATCTCTGAGAGGTAACCTGGCATTTCTCTCAGGAAGTACAATTCTTTAAGGtatacaaattgttttaaaagtgaggtgtgtgtgcgtgtgtgtgcgtgcgtgcgtgcgtgcgtgtgtgtgtgtgtgtgtagagagagagcaGGTCAGAATTAGCACTTTCACTCTCCTTCAGCCAGTGTGGTAAGTCCAGAGGGCTACCTCACATGGTAGCCCATCATGTAAGTCAAGTGGTATCAGGTTT contains:
- the MAGEH1 gene encoding melanoma-associated antigen H1 — its product is MPRGRKSRRRRNARAAEENRNNRKIQASEASETPMAASVVPSTPEDDLSGPEEDPSTPEEASSTPEESSSTAQAQKPLVARSNFQGTKKSLLMSILALIFIMGNSAKEALVWKVLGKLGMQPGRQHSIFGDPKKVVTEEFVRRGYLIYKPVPRSSPVEYEFFWGPRAHVESSKLKVMHFVARVRNRCSKDWPCNYDWDSDDDAEVEAILNSGGRSYSAP